Proteins found in one Streptomyces sp. CB09001 genomic segment:
- a CDS encoding sugar ABC transporter permease gives MTVAIDRATGKRRGDRTPRPGLGRRLKDGYQKHWYAYAMIAPVAVVIGVLVLYPLGYGLYLTLTDANSLNTGRTIGVNEIEATYKFVGLDNYADILWGPTAYDRFWSHFIWTIVWTAVCVGLHFFIGLGLALLLNQKLRGRTFYRLILVLPWAVPTFVTVFGWRFMLADQGIINSALDWLHLPTPAWLEDTFWQRFSAIMVNTWCGVPFMMVSLLGGLQSIDNSLYEASEMDGANAWQRFRYVTLPGLRSVSSTVVLLGIIWTFNQFAVIFLLFGNTAPEAQILVTWAYQLGFGQQPRDFAQSAAYGILLLAILIVFTSFYRRWLNRNEQQLAN, from the coding sequence ATGACAGTCGCCATCGACCGCGCGACCGGCAAGCGCCGCGGTGACCGCACCCCGCGGCCCGGCCTCGGCCGGCGTCTGAAAGACGGCTACCAGAAGCACTGGTACGCCTACGCCATGATCGCGCCGGTGGCCGTCGTGATCGGCGTCCTCGTGCTGTACCCGCTGGGCTACGGCCTCTACCTCACCCTCACCGACGCCAACAGCCTCAACACGGGGCGCACCATCGGCGTCAACGAGATCGAGGCCACGTACAAGTTCGTCGGCCTGGACAACTACGCCGACATCCTGTGGGGCCCGACGGCCTACGACCGCTTCTGGTCGCACTTCATCTGGACCATCGTGTGGACGGCGGTCTGCGTCGGCCTGCACTTCTTCATCGGCCTCGGGCTCGCCCTGCTGCTCAACCAGAAGCTGCGCGGCCGCACCTTCTACCGGCTGATCCTCGTCCTGCCCTGGGCCGTGCCCACCTTCGTCACCGTCTTCGGCTGGCGCTTCATGCTCGCCGACCAGGGCATCATCAACTCCGCCCTGGACTGGCTGCACCTGCCGACGCCCGCGTGGCTCGAGGACACCTTCTGGCAGCGCTTCTCCGCGATCATGGTCAACACCTGGTGCGGTGTGCCGTTCATGATGGTCTCGCTCCTCGGCGGCCTGCAGTCCATCGACAACAGCCTCTACGAGGCCTCCGAGATGGACGGCGCCAACGCCTGGCAGCGCTTCCGCTACGTCACCCTGCCCGGGCTGCGGTCGGTCAGCTCCACGGTCGTGCTGCTCGGCATCATCTGGACCTTCAACCAGTTCGCCGTGATCTTCCTGCTGTTCGGCAACACCGCCCCCGAGGCGCAGATCCTCGTCACCTGGGCGTACCAGCTCGGCTTCGGACAGCAGCCGCGCGACTTCGCGCAGTCCGCGGCCTACGGCATCCTGCTGCTGGCCATCCTGATCGTCTTCACCTCCTTCTACCGCCGCTGGCTGAACCGCAATGAGCAGCAGCTCGCGAACTGA